A region of Chitinophaga horti DNA encodes the following proteins:
- a CDS encoding DUF5009 domain-containing protein, translated as MTEQIVPRRILSIDALRGITILVMIFVNELAGIRDIPQWAKHLPADANGMTFVDMVFPAFLFIVGMSVPFAIRNRVAKGDSLWQILLHIGFRTLGLLVLGLFMVNAETDYNPVATGMPAAAWSLLFYACVILVWNVYRFKYAWLLRALGAIGLLALAVVFRGGEDAHGMQVHWWGILGLIGWAYLFTSLFYLVVRGQKTGIAAAILGCLVFFVAGKEWESWLSGQTGHAVHTCIALCGLFLSQVFFDGRTGRPYLVAAIFTLVLLVVGSVLRPAYTISKIWATPSWALYSAASCCILYTIVYWLTDVKGHNGWTTFLRPAAANPLLTYILPAIIYSLLSLAGFQLLPDAWRTGLPGALYCVLFALAVMGVVKLLNRAGIRLQL; from the coding sequence ATGACAGAACAGATCGTCCCCCGTCGCATTCTCTCCATCGATGCATTGCGCGGCATCACTATACTGGTTATGATCTTCGTGAACGAACTGGCGGGCATCCGCGATATTCCTCAATGGGCCAAACACTTACCAGCCGATGCCAACGGGATGACCTTTGTGGACATGGTGTTCCCAGCCTTCCTGTTTATCGTGGGCATGTCGGTGCCGTTCGCGATCAGGAACCGTGTTGCCAAAGGGGATAGTTTATGGCAGATATTGTTGCACATTGGGTTTCGCACGCTGGGGCTGCTGGTGTTAGGGTTGTTTATGGTGAATGCGGAAACGGATTACAACCCCGTTGCTACGGGCATGCCTGCGGCGGCATGGTCGCTGTTATTCTATGCCTGTGTGATACTCGTGTGGAACGTATATAGGTTTAAGTATGCCTGGTTGTTGCGCGCATTGGGAGCGATCGGACTCCTGGCATTGGCGGTCGTGTTCCGCGGTGGTGAGGATGCGCATGGCATGCAGGTGCACTGGTGGGGTATTTTGGGGTTGATAGGATGGGCGTACCTGTTTACCAGCCTGTTTTACCTGGTCGTCAGGGGGCAAAAGACCGGCATCGCCGCCGCGATCCTCGGCTGCCTCGTATTTTTCGTAGCCGGCAAAGAGTGGGAGAGTTGGCTGAGCGGGCAAACCGGGCACGCAGTACATACCTGCATTGCGCTTTGCGGCCTTTTCCTGTCACAGGTGTTTTTCGATGGCCGTACGGGCCGGCCATACCTGGTGGCTGCCATCTTTACCCTGGTATTACTGGTAGTGGGTAGCGTATTACGCCCCGCTTACACCATTTCGAAGATCTGGGCCACGCCTTCCTGGGCGCTCTATAGTGCAGCAAGCTGTTGCATACTGTACACAATTGTGTATTGGTTAACCGATGTGAAAGGCCACAATGGCTGGACCACCTTCCTGCGACCTGCGGCGGCCAATCCTTTGCTGACCTATATTTTACCGGCCATTATTTACTCCCTGCTCAGCCTGGCGGGCTTTCAGCTACTGCCGGACGCCTGGCGTACAGGCCTTCCCGGGGCGCTGTACTGCGTGCTGTTTGCGCTGGCGGTGATGGGTGTCGTAAAACTATTGAACAGGGCGGGCATACGGCTTCAATTGTAG
- a CDS encoding sodium:solute symporter family protein: protein MSLSLLDISIIIAYIAGMIMLGFYISKKASKDLQSYFLGGNSMKWYYLGLSNASGMFDISGTMWTVSILFIYGLKSAWIPWLWPVWNQVFVFVYLAIWMRRSNTMTGAQWITFRFGDGKGARLSHIIIVTFAVVSVIGFIAYFFEGIGKFSTSILPWDLSMNIAGFHLSSERSYALILCILTTLYTMKGGMYSVVATEVLQFFIMTICAFIIGYVAYNAVTAEQINAVVPQGWNELFFGWKLDLDWSTTVIPSVNNKIESDGFGLFGLLFMMMLFKGIFASLAGPVPSYDMQRVLSTRKPSDAAKMSASTILVMYMPRYLMVASFAVLALVYIGPQLGGDIDFEKVLPMAISQFVPAGLKGLLLAGLLASFMGTFSAFVNAAPAYIVNDIYKKYINPNASNKKYIRLSVLSSLCLVMVGIIFGFNAASLTKLTLWITSALYGGYAASNVLKWIWWRFTGMGYFYGMLFGLLGSTIKLFYFPDIVDIYVFPLILLVSFIGCIIGTFITPLENREAVKAFYRQTRPWGFWGPIKREVMAEDAGFVPNKDFGRDMFNIVTGIVWQMAQVVIPIYFMIRENYKALAWAGVFLLTTYLLKKCWWNKLSEADVTVPAKSERPATTVETL from the coding sequence ATGTCATTAAGCTTATTAGATATCAGCATCATTATCGCCTACATCGCAGGTATGATCATGCTTGGCTTTTACATTTCGAAGAAGGCCAGCAAGGACCTGCAATCATATTTTCTCGGCGGTAACAGCATGAAGTGGTATTACCTCGGTCTGAGCAACGCCTCGGGCATGTTTGATATTTCCGGTACCATGTGGACGGTGAGCATCCTGTTCATCTACGGACTTAAAAGCGCGTGGATTCCCTGGCTGTGGCCCGTTTGGAACCAGGTGTTCGTATTCGTGTACCTCGCCATCTGGATGCGCCGATCGAACACCATGACGGGGGCGCAGTGGATCACGTTCCGTTTTGGGGATGGTAAAGGCGCGCGGCTCTCGCATATTATTATCGTAACGTTCGCGGTGGTGAGTGTGATCGGGTTTATCGCTTACTTCTTCGAAGGCATCGGTAAGTTCAGTACTTCGATTTTGCCATGGGATTTGTCGATGAACATTGCAGGCTTTCATTTGTCATCCGAAAGAAGTTATGCGCTGATCCTCTGTATTCTCACCACCTTGTATACGATGAAAGGCGGTATGTACAGCGTAGTGGCTACAGAAGTGTTGCAGTTCTTCATCATGACGATCTGTGCGTTTATTATCGGCTACGTCGCTTACAACGCAGTAACGGCCGAACAGATCAATGCGGTAGTGCCCCAAGGCTGGAATGAACTCTTCTTCGGCTGGAAGCTCGACCTGGATTGGAGTACGACGGTGATACCAAGTGTGAATAACAAGATAGAATCTGATGGCTTCGGCTTGTTCGGTTTATTGTTTATGATGATGCTGTTCAAAGGCATCTTCGCTTCCCTGGCCGGTCCGGTGCCGAGTTACGACATGCAGCGCGTACTCTCCACCCGCAAACCCAGCGATGCTGCCAAGATGAGTGCAAGTACGATCCTTGTAATGTATATGCCACGTTATTTAATGGTGGCCTCTTTCGCGGTGCTGGCATTGGTGTATATCGGTCCGCAGCTGGGCGGCGATATCGACTTCGAAAAGGTGCTGCCAATGGCTATTTCCCAATTCGTGCCGGCAGGATTGAAAGGTTTGCTGCTCGCAGGCTTGCTTGCTTCGTTCATGGGTACTTTCTCGGCCTTTGTGAACGCAGCGCCGGCGTACATTGTGAATGACATCTACAAGAAATACATCAATCCGAATGCTTCAAATAAAAAGTACATCCGCCTGAGTGTACTGTCGTCGCTTTGCCTTGTAATGGTGGGCATCATATTCGGTTTTAACGCCGCTTCGCTTACAAAACTTACGTTGTGGATCACATCTGCATTGTATGGCGGTTACGCGGCGTCTAATGTGCTAAAGTGGATCTGGTGGCGGTTTACGGGTATGGGTTACTTCTACGGCATGCTGTTCGGACTCCTGGGCTCCACGATCAAACTGTTTTACTTTCCCGATATCGTTGATATCTATGTGTTCCCGCTCATCCTGCTCGTATCCTTCATTGGCTGTATTATCGGCACTTTCATTACCCCGCTGGAGAACCGCGAGGCCGTGAAAGCGTTCTACCGCCAAACGCGCCCTTGGGGTTTCTGGGGGCCTATCAAACGGGAAGTAATGGCGGAAGATGCGGGCTTTGTGCCGAATAAAGATTTTGGCAGAGATATGTTCAACATCGTGACTGGTATCGTTTGGCAGATGGCGCAGGTGGTGATCCCGATCTATTTTATGATCCGTGAGAATTACAAGGCGCTGGCCTGGGCAGGTGTCTTCCTGCTCACCACATACCTGTTGAAGAAGTGCTGGTGGAATAAGTTATCAGAGGCAGATGTGACGGTGCCGGCAAAGTCGGAGCGACCTGCCACAACAGTCGAAACGCTATGA
- a CDS encoding FAD-dependent oxidoreductase, with amino-acid sequence MINSRHIIYLILICASISASAQQQLRTSVLVVGGGTGGTAAGIQSARSGAATVIVESTPWLGGMLSSAGVSAIDGNHDLPSGLWNEFREKIYQVYGGADKVATGWVSHTQFEPHVADSILKRMAAAESNLTVLYGYQFTSVLKSGNRVTGATFTNNKGATLTVTARVVIDGTELGDVMAKAGAAYDLGMEAGSMTGEKVGITETNRIVQDLTYAAILKDYGVGTNKTIAKPTGYDPMEFDCSSTSFCHDTSREKPNVDAAKMLEYARLPNGKYLINWPKYGNDTYLNVVEMTPAQRDKELEKAKATTFRFIYFLQQELGFKHLGLADDEYPTADRLPLIPYHREGRRVKGLVRFNMRHIDEPFQYGDPLYRTGISVGDYPIDHHHKKNRKEAPQHLEFYPIPSFAVPMGVMIPQKVQGLIVAEKGISVSNVVNGTTRLQPCVLLTGQAAGVLAALSAQRNTTPANIGVREVQEQLLNAKAYLLPYFDVKPADKAFAAIQRVGVTGILKGKGVPYKWANQTWFYPDSTMSTNTFIAGLQEYAPKAKLGRFAGEAKLTGKQAVAILAAMPGSKRVEAPEGVMTRRQLAVLIDEALDPFHQKQVNINGHWKK; translated from the coding sequence ATGATTAACAGCAGGCATATTATTTATCTCATTTTGATCTGTGCTTCCATTTCCGCCAGTGCACAGCAGCAATTGCGTACATCGGTACTGGTGGTAGGCGGCGGTACCGGTGGCACGGCGGCAGGCATACAGTCGGCCCGTTCCGGCGCGGCGACGGTCATCGTGGAAAGCACACCCTGGCTGGGCGGTATGCTTTCGTCCGCGGGCGTGTCGGCGATCGATGGCAATCATGATCTGCCTTCCGGTCTTTGGAACGAGTTCAGGGAAAAGATTTACCAGGTTTATGGCGGAGCGGATAAAGTGGCCACTGGTTGGGTTAGTCACACCCAGTTCGAGCCGCATGTGGCAGACAGCATCCTGAAACGAATGGCCGCCGCGGAATCCAACCTCACCGTATTATATGGCTACCAATTCACCTCGGTGCTGAAAAGCGGCAACCGTGTAACCGGCGCCACCTTTACAAATAACAAAGGCGCCACCCTTACTGTTACCGCTCGCGTCGTGATCGATGGCACCGAACTCGGCGACGTGATGGCAAAAGCTGGAGCAGCATACGACCTGGGCATGGAAGCCGGCAGTATGACCGGCGAAAAAGTAGGCATTACCGAAACGAACCGCATTGTACAGGATCTGACGTATGCGGCAATCCTGAAAGATTACGGCGTCGGCACAAATAAAACGATCGCAAAACCAACGGGCTACGATCCGATGGAGTTCGATTGCTCCAGCACCTCTTTCTGCCACGATACTTCCCGCGAAAAACCGAATGTAGATGCGGCCAAAATGCTGGAATACGCGCGCCTGCCCAACGGTAAATACCTGATCAACTGGCCGAAATACGGCAATGATACGTACCTGAATGTAGTAGAAATGACGCCTGCGCAACGCGATAAAGAACTGGAAAAAGCAAAGGCCACTACCTTCCGTTTCATCTACTTCCTGCAACAGGAGCTGGGTTTTAAACACCTGGGACTGGCAGACGATGAATATCCCACCGCCGACCGTTTACCACTGATTCCCTATCACCGTGAAGGCCGCCGTGTAAAAGGGCTGGTACGTTTTAACATGCGGCATATCGACGAGCCGTTTCAGTATGGCGATCCGTTGTACCGGACGGGCATTAGTGTGGGCGATTATCCTATCGATCATCATCATAAAAAGAATAGAAAAGAAGCGCCGCAACACCTCGAGTTTTACCCGATACCGTCCTTCGCCGTACCGATGGGCGTGATGATCCCGCAGAAAGTGCAGGGGCTCATTGTAGCGGAAAAAGGCATTTCTGTAAGTAATGTAGTAAATGGTACAACACGCCTGCAGCCCTGCGTGCTGCTGACCGGACAGGCGGCTGGTGTTCTTGCCGCTTTGAGCGCACAACGCAATACGACGCCGGCTAACATTGGTGTTCGCGAAGTGCAGGAGCAATTATTAAATGCAAAAGCTTATCTCCTGCCTTATTTCGATGTAAAGCCCGCAGATAAAGCGTTTGCGGCGATACAGCGGGTGGGGGTGACGGGCATCCTGAAAGGTAAAGGTGTGCCGTACAAATGGGCGAACCAAACCTGGTTCTACCCGGATAGTACAATGAGCACGAACACCTTTATCGCAGGCCTGCAGGAGTATGCACCGAAAGCAAAGCTAGGCAGGTTTGCCGGCGAAGCGAAACTTACCGGCAAACAAGCAGTGGCTATACTCGCTGCCATGCCCGGCAGCAAACGCGTTGAAGCGCCCGAAGGGGTGATGACACGCAGGCAACTGGCCGTGCTGATCGACGAGGCGTTAGACCCGTTCCATCAAAAGCAGGTAAACATCAACGGTCACTGGAAGAAATAA
- a CDS encoding ROK family transcriptional regulator produces the protein MTAKQTFFDELTNDVAGGVAYKNLYLKKKIIAFFANNGNATIADLSKEFNSSAPKVTTLLNDLITDGMVQDYGKIDSTGGRRPNLYGLAPESGFFVGVEVKHNHVNIGLLDFKKTLVKHAERVPFKLNNTQASLDDLCRIITEFLQGHPAAKDKILGCGVNLSGRINYATGYSYSFFYFDEEPLSRIIESRIGIRTYLENDSRAMAYGEFSNGVVNGEKNVLFVNLDHGIGLGILINGQLYYGKSGFAGEFGHIPFFNNEIICHCGKKGCLETEASGQALVRIFRERLQEGASSVITRKHKRAEDVTLEDIIQAAINDDVLAIELIAEIGEKLGRGIALLINLFNPELVILGGSLSSTGDYIRLPIKSAINKYSLSLVNNDTQLKISKLGEKAGMLGACLLVRNKLLNF, from the coding sequence ATGACTGCCAAGCAGACTTTCTTTGACGAGCTTACCAATGACGTCGCAGGTGGCGTTGCTTACAAAAACCTTTATCTTAAAAAGAAGATCATCGCCTTTTTCGCCAACAATGGCAACGCTACGATCGCCGATTTGAGCAAAGAGTTTAACTCCAGCGCCCCCAAGGTAACCACCTTACTAAATGACCTCATTACTGACGGCATGGTGCAGGACTATGGAAAAATAGACTCCACCGGCGGCCGGCGGCCTAACTTATATGGCCTTGCGCCCGAATCGGGTTTTTTCGTGGGGGTGGAAGTAAAGCACAACCATGTGAACATCGGCTTGCTCGACTTTAAGAAAACGCTGGTAAAACATGCCGAACGTGTTCCCTTCAAACTGAATAATACGCAGGCCTCCCTCGATGACCTCTGTCGCATCATCACCGAGTTTTTGCAGGGTCACCCGGCTGCGAAGGACAAAATCCTTGGCTGCGGTGTTAACCTCTCAGGCCGTATTAACTACGCCACAGGTTACAGCTACAGCTTTTTCTATTTTGATGAAGAACCCCTTAGCCGCATCATCGAATCACGCATTGGCATTCGCACTTACCTGGAGAATGACTCCCGCGCGATGGCGTATGGCGAATTTAGTAACGGGGTGGTGAACGGCGAAAAGAATGTATTGTTCGTGAACCTCGATCATGGTATCGGCCTGGGTATACTTATAAACGGGCAACTGTATTACGGTAAGTCCGGCTTTGCAGGTGAGTTTGGCCACATCCCTTTCTTTAATAACGAAATCATTTGTCATTGCGGGAAGAAAGGCTGCCTGGAAACAGAAGCCTCCGGCCAGGCCCTGGTACGCATCTTCCGGGAAAGACTGCAGGAAGGCGCATCATCCGTCATCACACGCAAGCATAAACGCGCCGAAGACGTTACACTCGAAGACATCATCCAGGCTGCCATTAACGACGACGTGCTGGCAATTGAACTGATCGCGGAAATAGGCGAGAAACTGGGTCGTGGTATCGCGTTACTCATCAACCTCTTTAACCCGGAACTGGTCATACTCGGCGGCAGCCTCAGCTCCACCGGCGACTACATCCGCCTGCCGATAAAAAGCGCGATCAATAAATATTCGTTGAGCCTCGTGAATAACGATACGCAATTGAAAATATCTAAGCTGGGTGAGAAGGCGGGTATGTTAGGCGCTTGCTTATTAGTAAGAAATAAGCTGCTGAATTTCTAG
- a CDS encoding GDSL-type esterase/lipase family protein has product MRYRLVIIVVCLLVPFAARAQQPDTSYDNSHYRQRLAYFKQMPDRKHEIVFLGNSITEAGEWQELIPGKNVINRGISGDVTYGIKARLDEVLSSKPSKLFLLIGVNDMKRGHDVSAIAASYGQLVKAIVTASPKTKLYLQSVLPVHERMLQSTYKAVTNEKIKLLNRQIQSLATQYGLTYIDLHPVFADAAGQLDKELSTDGLHLQAAAYIKWVGFLKQQKYLR; this is encoded by the coding sequence ATGCGATACCGGCTTGTGATAATAGTCGTGTGCCTGCTGGTACCATTCGCAGCACGCGCGCAGCAGCCGGATACCAGTTACGATAACAGTCACTACCGGCAGCGCCTGGCCTACTTTAAACAGATGCCCGACCGGAAACACGAAATCGTTTTTCTCGGCAACAGCATCACCGAAGCAGGCGAGTGGCAGGAGTTGATACCGGGCAAAAACGTGATCAACCGTGGCATCAGCGGCGATGTGACTTATGGCATAAAAGCCCGGCTGGATGAGGTCTTATCTTCCAAACCATCGAAGCTGTTCCTGCTGATCGGTGTGAATGATATGAAGCGCGGGCACGATGTGAGCGCGATCGCGGCCAGTTACGGGCAGCTGGTAAAGGCCATCGTAACCGCATCTCCCAAAACAAAATTATACCTGCAAAGTGTATTGCCGGTGCATGAACGCATGCTGCAGTCCACTTACAAAGCGGTAACGAACGAAAAGATAAAATTATTAAACAGGCAGATACAATCACTGGCCACGCAATACGGCCTTACCTATATCGATCTGCACCCGGTATTTGCCGACGCTGCCGGGCAACTGGATAAAGAACTGAGTACGGACGGCCTTCATTTACAGGCGGCCGCCTACATCAAATGGGTCGGCTTTCTGAAACAACAAAAGTATTTAAGATGA
- a CDS encoding energy transducer TonB, with amino-acid sequence MNATKITTPDFIDILFDGRNKNYGAYEHRVTYEKRVRNAVFGTATLALVVIGGYLISSNLRAAEVVKPVTVREIPPMTEVEILEEKFIPPPPVKAAEPPKVATQQYTQFVVTDRPVDPSEEPPKMEDLDKKAIGVKSQDGDAGENDPGLEGVLGGTHTDIVGPPPVKEEDNSVHNFVEIMPSFPGGDEALQRFLKKNINYPHIAAENGIQGTVFVSFVIGKDGEISDVKLVGAKKGGGLEEEAARVVNKMPKWKAGRQNGRAVNVQFSLPISFKLENNY; translated from the coding sequence ATGAACGCAACCAAAATAACCACCCCGGATTTCATCGACATTTTATTCGATGGACGTAATAAAAATTACGGCGCATATGAACATAGAGTGACTTATGAAAAACGTGTGCGCAACGCCGTTTTCGGTACCGCAACGCTTGCATTGGTCGTGATTGGCGGGTATCTGATCAGCAGTAATTTACGTGCTGCAGAAGTAGTGAAACCTGTTACAGTGCGTGAAATTCCGCCTATGACCGAAGTAGAGATCCTGGAAGAAAAGTTTATTCCGCCGCCACCTGTTAAAGCTGCGGAGCCGCCTAAAGTAGCTACCCAACAGTACACACAGTTTGTGGTGACCGACAGACCGGTTGATCCCAGCGAAGAACCGCCCAAAATGGAAGACCTCGACAAAAAAGCGATTGGCGTGAAAAGCCAGGATGGCGATGCGGGCGAGAACGATCCGGGCCTGGAAGGGGTGCTTGGTGGCACGCATACCGACATCGTTGGTCCGCCACCGGTGAAGGAAGAGGATAACAGTGTGCACAATTTTGTAGAAATCATGCCTAGCTTTCCTGGTGGTGACGAAGCCTTGCAGCGGTTTCTTAAAAAGAACATCAATTATCCGCACATCGCCGCTGAGAATGGCATACAAGGTACTGTATTTGTGAGTTTTGTGATCGGTAAAGATGGTGAGATCAGCGACGTTAAACTGGTAGGTGCCAAGAAAGGCGGTGGTTTGGAAGAAGAAGCAGCGCGTGTCGTGAATAAAATGCCTAAATGGAAAGCAGGCAGGCAGAATGGTCGCGCGGTGAATGTGCAGTTTAGTTTACCGATCAGTTTCAAGCTGGAGAATAATTATTAG
- a CDS encoding DUF4434 domain-containing protein codes for MKITGTFLDEISHDIPHQNWGREEWDRDFAHMKAVGIDTVILIRSGYRRFITYPSVYLQKTYGCYEPPVDLVKMYLELADKHGMNFYFGLYDSGHYWDSGDMQGEIDANRYVIDEVWQQYGHYKSFKGWYLSMEISRRTKGATDAFRTLGLQCKQVSNGLPTFISPWIDGKKAVMAASGQLTKDDAVSLQEHEKEWSEIFEGIHGAVDAVAFQDGHIDYHQLEEFFAVNKQMADRFGLQCWTNAESFDRDMPIKFFPIKFEKLRLKLEAARRAGYDKAITFEFSHFMSPQSAYLQAGHLYNRYKEYIQSL; via the coding sequence ATGAAAATAACAGGCACTTTCCTGGACGAGATCAGCCACGATATTCCGCACCAGAACTGGGGCCGCGAGGAGTGGGACCGCGACTTTGCCCATATGAAGGCGGTGGGTATCGATACGGTGATCCTCATCCGCAGCGGGTATCGCCGGTTTATTACGTACCCGTCCGTGTACCTGCAAAAAACGTATGGTTGCTACGAGCCGCCTGTCGACCTGGTAAAAATGTACCTCGAACTGGCCGATAAACATGGCATGAACTTTTACTTCGGCCTGTACGACAGCGGCCACTATTGGGACAGCGGCGATATGCAGGGCGAGATAGACGCCAACCGTTACGTAATCGACGAGGTATGGCAGCAATACGGCCACTACAAAAGCTTCAAGGGCTGGTACCTGAGTATGGAAATCAGTCGTCGTACAAAAGGCGCGACCGATGCCTTCCGCACGCTGGGACTGCAATGTAAACAGGTGAGTAATGGTCTGCCCACCTTCATATCTCCCTGGATAGATGGTAAAAAGGCCGTGATGGCAGCCTCCGGGCAACTTACGAAAGACGACGCCGTTTCCCTGCAGGAGCATGAAAAGGAGTGGAGTGAGATATTCGAAGGGATACATGGTGCGGTAGATGCAGTGGCGTTCCAGGATGGGCACATCGATTATCACCAGCTGGAAGAGTTTTTTGCCGTGAATAAACAGATGGCGGACCGTTTCGGTTTACAATGCTGGACCAACGCCGAATCGTTCGACCGCGACATGCCCATTAAGTTTTTCCCGATCAAGTTCGAGAAGCTGCGGCTGAAGCTGGAAGCTGCGCGCAGGGCCGGTTACGACAAGGCCATCACTTTTGAGTTTTCCCATTTTATGAGCCCGCAGAGCGCTTACCTGCAGGCAGGACATCTATATAACCGTTACAAAGAATACATACAGTCTTTATGA
- a CDS encoding IS110 family transposase, with translation MEQVTYFVGTDVSKDWLDMCIYAKEGILDKQQIKNKPSAVISWLRRTRKLLGYTLQNSLFTMEFTGIYNHHLLAVLVEMGAKVWVIPGAQITESKGLERGKSDQQDAQRIALYAAKNIELVRLWNQPREIVMQLKTLLMLREKHRVTKHRYETTLNESREFNTEATHQMIVANCKPVIELVNSEISRIEKEMKRLIASDQRLEELDGYIQSVDQVGLITSVSMIVTTNEFINIKEAKKYACYSGVVPFMNASGKLRKRERISHKANKNIKKLLHLLAVGSIRGNGELKQYYDRKVAEGKPKMSVLNAIRNKIILRIFACVNERKYYQKDYCYNLDVS, from the coding sequence ATGGAACAAGTTACGTATTTCGTAGGTACAGATGTTAGTAAAGACTGGCTGGACATGTGCATATATGCAAAAGAAGGCATATTAGATAAGCAGCAAATCAAAAACAAGCCTTCCGCTGTCATAAGTTGGCTCCGACGAACCCGGAAGCTTTTGGGTTATACCCTGCAGAACAGCCTTTTTACCATGGAATTTACCGGTATCTATAACCATCACTTATTAGCTGTATTAGTAGAGATGGGTGCCAAGGTCTGGGTGATACCTGGAGCACAGATTACAGAGAGCAAGGGGTTGGAGCGGGGAAAAAGTGATCAGCAGGATGCCCAACGCATTGCTCTTTACGCCGCTAAAAATATTGAACTGGTTCGTTTGTGGAACCAGCCACGAGAGATCGTGATGCAGTTAAAGACGCTGCTGATGCTAAGGGAAAAGCATAGAGTCACTAAGCATCGGTATGAAACAACCTTAAATGAAAGCAGGGAGTTTAATACAGAAGCTACCCATCAAATGATAGTTGCTAATTGTAAGCCTGTGATTGAGCTGGTAAACAGCGAGATCAGCAGGATCGAAAAAGAAATGAAGCGCCTGATTGCCAGTGATCAACGGCTCGAAGAATTAGATGGTTACATCCAAAGCGTGGACCAGGTAGGATTAATTACCTCGGTGAGCATGATCGTGACCACAAATGAGTTTATCAACATTAAAGAGGCTAAAAAATATGCCTGTTACAGTGGCGTTGTTCCGTTTATGAATGCGTCGGGTAAGCTTCGTAAACGAGAGCGGATCTCTCATAAAGCCAATAAAAATATCAAGAAGCTATTACACCTGCTGGCTGTAGGATCAATACGGGGGAATGGAGAGCTTAAACAATATTACGATCGAAAGGTCGCCGAAGGGAAACCCAAAATGAGTGTGCTAAATGCCATTAGGAACAAAATCATATTAAGAATTTTCGCCTGTGTGAATGAGAGAAAATACTACCAGAAAGACTATTGCTATAATTTGGACGTGTCATAG
- the pgl gene encoding 6-phosphogluconolactonase, whose product MELHIAKDATQLSENLAAWTCNYILETLQEKELFTFVLSGGSTPKLLYNLLAKEPYAQMIPWNRLHFFWGDERAVPYSDDRNNARMACETLLDKVGVPPENIHVMRTDIEPQAAALEYELLLQEFFKRNARTFDLVLLGMGDDGHTLSLFPGTEVVHEQKAWTKAFFLPAQDMYRITLTAPVVNNAAAIVFLATGNGKALTLQAVIEGEYKPDTYPSQVIRPVNGELHWFIDEAAAGALQV is encoded by the coding sequence ATGGAACTGCACATCGCTAAAGACGCTACCCAGCTGAGCGAAAACCTCGCCGCCTGGACCTGCAACTACATCCTGGAAACTTTACAGGAGAAAGAACTGTTCACCTTCGTGCTTTCTGGCGGTAGTACGCCTAAGTTGCTGTACAACCTGCTGGCTAAGGAGCCTTACGCGCAAATGATACCCTGGAACAGGCTGCATTTCTTTTGGGGTGATGAAAGGGCCGTGCCTTACAGCGACGACCGCAACAACGCCCGTATGGCCTGTGAAACCCTGCTCGATAAGGTAGGAGTGCCGCCGGAGAACATCCACGTGATGCGTACCGATATTGAACCGCAGGCAGCTGCACTGGAATATGAGCTGCTGTTGCAGGAGTTCTTTAAACGTAACGCCCGCACGTTTGACCTGGTACTGTTAGGCATGGGCGACGATGGGCATACCTTATCGCTCTTCCCCGGTACAGAGGTGGTGCATGAACAGAAAGCCTGGACGAAAGCCTTCTTCCTGCCTGCGCAGGATATGTACCGTATTACCCTTACTGCTCCCGTGGTAAACAATGCTGCGGCGATCGTGTTTCTCGCCACCGGTAACGGTAAGGCGTTAACGCTACAGGCAGTGATTGAAGGAGAATATAAACCTGATACTTATCCATCGCAGGTGATACGCCCGGTGAACGGAGAATTGCATTGGTTTATTGACGAAGCGGCTGCCGGCGCATTGCAAGTGTAA